In Rhipicephalus microplus isolate Deutch F79 chromosome 9, USDA_Rmic, whole genome shotgun sequence, one genomic interval encodes:
- the LOC142771435 gene encoding neprilysin-1-like, whose amino-acid sequence MAMNYGGLGMIIAHELMHAFDVRGIDSEPWATNAFMKRYTERALCLRKSHKSVLSLSRRQDTLNDTVDSENLADLVGTKIAYMAFTSLPAEYKAHTLAGLNMSEKQLFFIIHCAKFCAQYSVPSNRYAPFRSRCIVPLMNMREYSWAFGCPEGAPMNPYSKCNFWF is encoded by the exons ATGGCTATGAACTATGGTGGCCTCGGGATG ATAATAGCACATGAGCTAATGCACGCCTTTGATGTACGAGGCATAGACAGCGAACCATGGGCCACGAACGCCTTCATGAAGCGATACACCGAAAGAGCGCTCTGCTTGCGCAAATCGCATAAATCTGTG CTGTCCCTCAGTCGTCGCCAAGATACGCTGAACGACACGGTTGACTCCGAAAACCTGGCAGACCTGGTGGGAACCAAGATAGCGTACATGGCCTTCACGTCGTTGCCGGCAGAGTACAAGGCTCACACACTCGCCGGCCTAAATATGTCGGAGAAGCAACTGTTCTTCATCATTCATTGCGCGAAATTTTGCGCCCAGTACAGCGTACCATCGAACCGCTACGCCCCATTCCGTTCACGATGCATAGTGCCTCTTATGAATATGCGCGAGTACTCGTGGGCCTTTGGCTGTCCGGAAGGTGCACCTATGAATCCTTACAGCAAGTGCAATTTTTGGTTTTAA